A stretch of DNA from Scomber japonicus isolate fScoJap1 chromosome 19, fScoJap1.pri, whole genome shotgun sequence:
tataaatagaaacaaagacatcttatttatttgaatttatgtaTTGAACTGTACATCATACAATGTAGATTCACtatttcaatatttcatttgaatAGTTTAAAAGCATGTTTTCAAACTCATTAAACATGTCAaaatcacataaaatattaatgtattaacTTCAATAATGCTTTGACCTGCTTGTCAAATATGTTACAGATGATACAAAGTCAAGCGGCCATTAAGGCGAAGCAACAATTGCATTATTTTATAAGAGTACAACATTTTCACATAGTAATcattacaaaaaatacaattttgttTTCAGAACTGTAAGACATCTCATTGTAACTgaaatttttttcatttaattttttttagcattttctcaacagtaaacaaaaacaatgaacatgTTGGAAATTATTTTCATCCTTATGACCGACTCTTCAAATGTCCATTTCAAACTGGGACTCATCTCctagacaaaaaaaagaacaatgcaGTTGAAGGAGGTGAAATACACTGTTATAAAAACACACGATGGGCTGCAGCTCATCTCTGCTTTCCATACCTGTGCTCTCCTGTTTATGCAGGCTGTGCTTGGCGTTACTGCTGGCTGTCTTTTGTGGCTGGTTTGTGTCGGACGAGGACGAGTCAGGTTTGAGCGGCCTTGTGACTCCGGGGATGTCAGGCAAGCTGGGAGGCGTACGAGCTAGAGGAGACGTCCGACACTGCAGGAGGAACTTCCTGTCATAGATTATTCTTGTGCCTGTGGGTGATAACGGAAACTTGAATTCAGCAGGATTCAGATGTcaaataaacatgtaaacaaaaaacaaacatttgtcaAACTTTGAGAGCCTTGGTAGTTGAGTGGTAACcacacatgccacataatggcagCATCCCTGCTTCCATtctggcaagggacctttgctgcaggtcattaccctcttcctctccctgtttctctctATGCCAagtactttcaaataaaggcaaaaataaaatatttcattttttatattcttATGTGACAGAGCAACATTATGGTCAAATTATCCAAaccaaacaaaagcaaaaaaaaacttgttcaatgtgtacataaaataaagtttaaaaagggGTGAGACACAACATTCAACCCCACAAGATGTGACATTGGCCTCCAACTGACAGCTCACGAGGCTCAGTACAAACTGTCACACTAGTCATTACAACACACTCAGAGGGAGAGTGACTTCATTCTCTGCTCAGGACACCATACAGTAACTACATGCTGCCATCCAGTAGGGATGAATATCATATACAGCCCCTTTAAAAATGAGCATGTATACACCTGCCAGGCAACCAGAAGCCTCCACAAAGTTAGAGCCTATGTTCAAAATGATGAACGTGTTCATTCATGAActtttagaggtgctggtggGCTGATTTTGTTACCCTTGTATAGAGCCAGAATagctgtttcattcattcattatgctaagctaagctaaccctCTGCTGTCTGGAGCTTTATATTTAGCAGACCAAAGAGCAATACCAATCTTCTCACCTAACTCTCTCTGCATAAGCTTATTTCCCAAATCATCAAATTATTCTTTTAAATTATCCACCTTTTACCTTCATCTTTTCacctcaacattttttttttttatttgagaaaaaaataaaactctaaGCTAACCTTGTAATTAAacacttataaacagttgaaTTGAAAAAGCtaaattaacaatattaaattaaataacacaataaaataaatatacagtatataccacCTCAACAGTATAGAGACCTACTTTTTCTATAATGGGTACTCTGAGTGTGACTCGTATCTTAGCGTATGCCCATACATGTCTGAATGACCTATTTTCTGGCATTCATATCACTGACGCTGACACACTTCTTGTTGATCCAGCTCTGCTTTATCAGTGTAAGTCTGTCCCACCTGTTCATGTTGCAGAACTCTGTATCGGTTTAACGTACATGTGCTCTCTGCACCAACTTTCTCACAACTGTGGagagaaaacattttctttttcaccttTATCACCATGCTGGACATTATCCAAGGTCTCAAACTCTGCGATGTTTGAGTAAAAGGTTGAATAAGTGGGTCAAACTACTCGATGTGTTGTTGATGAGAGAGTGAGGCTGGCTTTCTAGAAACCTGTGGCTGTTCTGAGTGTTGATTCAATTTCCTGATTTCaaatttcatgttttgtttgtttcatcaaaataaatcttttgtCATATTTCTTGCAGAAAGCTTAAATGGTAATgagtgtcattttttttttttttttaactattcgCATCCATCTACAGAAAACTGTGCTGAAGCTGTAATATGAGGTAACTATTAGCTCTCTTTCTCCATATTAAATATAACCAGTGTAACCAAGCGACAACCACACCTAGTAAACATGTTGCTGCAGCTCCACAGCAGCTAGCTGTCACTACTAGAACAAGTACACCTATAAATAGGATATGACTGGCTTGGGGCCTATATTTGACCATACATACATAGTCGTTGATTGTGAGGTTAATCTACTACATCTACACTTCTCTGGTTACTACATGCTGAATTTGTACATCTGATATTCATAACTGATGTATTGCAAAACAATTAAATGTCAATTCACACGGAATCTGCTGCAACAAAGTCAGAGTTCTGTAATGAACAGAAGGAAGTAAACACATCATTTGATACAGATAACattatagtaaaataaaaatgagtgaTTTTGCACTAATTTAACTTTCTACCACATTTGTACAATAAAACTTCACTAGAACACATTAGAGATTAAATACTGAACTTAAATACTTGTATGAAACTGCAAACATTCCACTTAACCATCAGTCAGATAGTCAGACAGTGACAtgcttcagtgtgtttgttaaaGGAAATAACATGCAAGCAAAACAGTCATTTTCTAAGAACCTACTGTGAAATGTGGGAAAACAAACTTATGTAAAGTAAAAGCACTGTGCAATGTACACACTGCATGGTTTTGGGTGTTGCAATAACTTTCTTTAACATTGTTAACTGGTAGCCTTCATGGAACACTAATGCTGTCAATCATTAACAGGACTGCAGGCAGGACTTATAGCTTTGCTCTCTAAAGAAGTTCATTTCAGGCTtccacaacacacaacaactgTTCATTATTGTGTTAGTTTTTATGAACAAAACCCAAAATCAAGATATAATCTTTAATTTTCCAATGCATCCATCTACATTTATAACCTTACAGATAGGAGAGAAACATTGTGCAATGAGGGGTCCTGCAGGGTGTGATATCAGTGATATAATAAGCTATTTCATGGCTTTCTAGGTGAGAATGACTTATCTTAACTACACAGCCTCTCTCCATGTCTCCAATCTAAAAAATCCGAGTTTTTTAATTTCCCCTTTAAGTGTCCCTTTAAATCTTCTTATTCTCATATTAAGGACGTTTATCTTGTTCTCATGCTGTCAACTCCAGATGAgattaaagtttttttaaaattattattatacttttctTCCCACTGACATCATTACCTCCTGGCGTGGTGCTGAACAGTGTCCCCCCGGGAGTGCTGGAGTAATCCTGGGGCATGTGGGCAGCATCGTGAATGGCGACCCTTCTCACTGCGGGGATATCCCGGCTGCCGGTGGTCTGACCTCCCGCTGACATCTCTCACTGTCGGTTGTTTTTCGTACTTTCTGTGTCACCTGTAATGTAGAggactctgtctgtctgcaggaaAGTTAACCTGTGCCTCCACGTGCTCTACACCACTCCAAAACAACACGAGGACTTCCTCCCAAACAACACGTGGGAAGGAGagttgtgattggctgaaaaCAGGGGGCGTCACAAACAGCGGAAGTTGTAGTTTTTCCTGAGCTGCAGGTTGCTGTCTATAGGAGGCTATAACATAACATCGAAAAATAACTCAAATAAGACATACCTGAAGGAAACATATAATTGTGTAAtcagttaaataattaaaattattataattattgcaATATTGTACTAGCTACTTAAAAGGGAGAGAACTGCTACTGTAAGCCTGAGACCCTTACTCAGTACACATCACACAACCATATAATTCAAAATGAAGAATaatttctaataataataatcctaaaATGAATATTCGCTTGATGAGTCCATCATTTACAGCTCCATGCATTTTTAAATCCTTCTCAGTGTAAACATACTTATCACAGTATCATCCACTGTGGTCAATAACATTATAGTGTAGGCCTACCAGGAAAAGACATGAAAGCTGCAGAATGGGCCCTCGGCACTCCATGCAAGTCAGGCTGTGGCAGTCGGAGGGCTTGCGCAGTGGTTAGTACAAGATGTGTAGATTTGTTGGTGTGTGATCTAAAAAGTTTTATCTTAAGAATTACAAATGCCTGGCAATGTTTTGCACAATAAGTTGTAAACACAATAGTAATTTCTGATCATTTTCAGTTGCACATAATCAACATCtaatgtgttaaaataacacatttgtgCTAAATTTACCTGACACAATTTGTGTGTTAAAATGGCTCACACATTGATtgtgttacatttaaaacatgtagtCCCTGAGAACACTCGCCAAGTTACATTTCTACACGTGTCATTTGTCACATCTTTTTGTCATTGTCTAGTCATTCATTATCTGTTAATGCTCCAGACTCAACCAGTTGTTGAGAAACACAAGAATAAAGACTTACATCTGCTTACAACTACATCATTGTGtgttataaatgctaaatagggGGACTTAAAGTACTAAAAGTAAATGTTCCCTTATTTTTGACACTGTACAGACCAAATTGTTttctaatcaattaattaaggAAGTGCCTGGCAGGTTAGtttaatacaaataaagtctAAAACAATAATCAATGCATATTTAAGTTTACATGGAATCATTCTTTCCAGGTAATTCCTCTACAAATCAACACATGcttgataaaataaatagtcCATGTAGGAATATTATAGCAAACATAGAAACATGGCTGCACTCATTTCACTTTATGAAAACAAGACGCATTGTTTATGTCACATCTTTGTTTATTAATTCTTGTAAATGGTTTGAGCTGGTGTACAGGGTAAGATGATCTATACATATCTTCTTGTCAGAATGATTCTGACTGAAAGGCTTGTATACATATTCACGTTTGTTTATCCTCTCTCCAGGacaatacaaaagaaaagaaaacaagtggTCATAGCTACAAAGCCTCTACATTCCCCATGATGTGGGCATTGGCCTAGTCTAGATAATGCTTAAAGAACATCCATAACAACTCTATGAGGGTGCATAGCAttctaattaaatatattttgtcatatatttatacatatattttcataaaaacatctctttttttgtgcatgtgcgCAGTTGCATTCCTTAGGATAGAGTAATATGATATTGCGTTTACATTGTCATGTATCCATTCTAAAGGAGTATAGGTGATCTCTATTCTTCGCGACAATTAAAATTTTACAATACTctttaaaatacattgttgTAGGTTACACGTCCTCTCAAGTCACATGCCTGGTAAaaactttctctcttcttcttctcctctaatCCAACTAGGTTTGGAACCAAGCAtcatcacacatgcacacacacacacacacacacacaattggtGGAGTCAAGTTTCTCAAGTCAGACTGATGGCAAATTCAAATACTCATGGtttaaaatatcagtttaaCTGTAAGTTACACAAGGGTTAGGATAATTAAAACTTCTGTCTTACTtgattttaattcatttcaaagCCTTCTGCTTCTACATTTTTAGTAGTAGCTATGCCCTGTCAGATACTCaatgagacagaagaagagcTTCTTGTGTATCTGTTTTAAGCAAATCTAAACAAATTGTAGACTCAATATTCATTGTGAGGACTAAAGAAGACACAGAGTCATCTGACTCAATAAAACTGATCAAATGGTGTCTTCAGCATTATGTGAAATGAACAGATACACCAGCTTTTGTCTTCTGCGTCATGTCTATTACATACCTCTATCATTTTCTTCAAATCTATTCTGTTGTTTGTACAATTTAAATTTAGTGCTGAGAAGACACCAGTAACAACAAATATATATGACCATTACagaattatattgaatggtgtctCTTGACTCAAAATGCCAAACAATATTAAGACTGGTGTTTGATGTACTTAAAATCCTAATTATAACTTTAACACAGGATTGAGTACATTTACGTTCTTTTAAATGATAAACATGACCAGCTGAGGTTCTCCACAAAGAGTTGCATATACAGGGCAAAGAGGTGCATGGTTATTGACCACACACTAAATATCCTGTATCTTTTTTGGTCTTATTTTAATCAAAGATCTCcccaacacacccacacacccacacacactcacacacacactcacagcaccCTGCTTCATACGTCCCTCCAAACACCCAGAGCATCCCGATCCCACCCCAAACTGCCCCAAACACCAAAGTCAAGTTCTGATGCACTCACTTTGTGTCCTGCATTCATCTTTAAGAGTAGGActctaaataacaaaaaaacaaaaaaaagaacattttgtttcTGACAGAGCAGAACTGAAAACCTGAGTGGAGTAAACAGTGGAAAACATGTGATATGTAATAAACATGTGCTATATCCGATGATGCTCTCATTTGCACGGACCGGGAATGGAAaatatgtgcatttgtgtgatGTGCAACTaatgttcattcatttgttcattcattcattcagtgtcTCACTCATTCAGGCTACAGTAGCATTTACAGTACTTATGGgattaatattgtgttttgaTTTCCAGGAAATGTGTGCTACTATGATATGACCTCTTCATAGTGCTGCCGTCGGGTTtctgcataaaaatgtgtttcagagATGAAGAGAACAACAAGAGGTTtacagtgatgtcagtgtgtttctgaAACGTGTGATACACTAAAACCATTAAAGATGTACATTATACTTAAATTACTCcgaaaaaaagatcaaaaaaagaaaatggag
This window harbors:
- the LOC128380209 gene encoding eukaryotic translation initiation factor 4E-binding protein 1-like encodes the protein MSAGGQTTGSRDIPAVRRVAIHDAAHMPQDYSSTPGGTLFSTTPGGTRIIYDRKFLLQCRTSPLARTPPSLPDIPGVTRPLKPDSSSSDTNQPQKTASSNAKHSLHKQESTGDESQFEMDI